The genomic segment GCGCGTACGTCCGGTGCGTCCGGTTCAGGTCGCGATGCGCGCGCCGGCGTGTCGGTGGCGGGCTCGCGGCGCGAGGGCGGTGCGGTCGCGCGGTCCTCCAATGTGGCGCGCGACGACGAGGCGGCGGCGGCGCGTCGCGCGGAGCGGATCGAGCGGATCGTCGCGGCGAGCGGGGGCGGCGGGTCCGTCGCCGCGACGCCCGTGGCGGCGCCGCTGCGGCCGAAGCGGTGGGTCGCCTTCGTGCCGATCGCGCTCGGGCTCGCGATCGCGGGCGCGTCCGTCGCGGCGTCGCGATCGAACGGCGTGCCCGCGCCGGTCGAGAGCCCGCGCCGCGCGATCGCGCAGGCGCCGCTCACGAAGACGACCGCGGAGCAGTGCGGGCAGTGCCACGCGCGCGAGGTCGGCGAGTGGCAAGGCTCGGTGATGGCGCACGCGGTGAAGAGCCCGCTCTTCGGCGCGCTCGAGAGCGCGGTCGAGGAGCAAGTCGGCAAGGACGATCGCTGCCCCGGCGGCGCGGGCGTGCTGCGGAAGGCGGGCGCCGACGTGTGCCGCGACGAGCGCACCGGCGTCGCGTTCACCGGCGCCGGCGGCGAGCACTGGTGCGTGAACTGCCACTCCGCGAGCGACAACCTCCGCTCCACCGTGCCGCCGTGGAGCGCGTTCGCTTCCAACGCGCAGAAGCCGCTCCGCGACGTGCTCACGCCGCAAGCGATGGAAGGGATCTCCTGCGCGGTGTGCCATCAGACGATCGGCCCCGTCCACGGCACCACCGCGTACGAAGGCAACCCGACGTGGACGTCGCCCTTCACCGGCCGCTCGTTCCTCATGCGACCGGAGGACGGCGTCGGCGTCCGCGGCATCGCGAACAGCGGCTACCTCCTCGACTCGAGCATCTTCCTCACGCCGTCGCTCGGCCGCGGCGGCCCCGGCGATCCGGTCGTCCACAAACGCGTGCCGGAGGACACCGCGCGCTACGTGCGCTCGAGCGAGTTCTGCGGCGCGTGCCACGACGTGCGGCTCTTCGGGACCGACTCCTTCGCCGTGCGCGATCGCGGCGAGCACTTCAAGCGGCTCCGCAACGCGTACTCCGAGTGGAAGACCTGGTCCGACACGGAGAAGTCCGCCGGTCGCCGCGCCGCGACGTGCCAGGACTGCCACATGAGCCTCTTCCCCGGCGTATGCGTGCAGAGCGCAGGTAGTCGCGGCGCCGGGGGGTGTCCGCCCGGCACCAAGTTCGAGGCGCGCGCGCCGGGCGAGCGCGCGCGCGGCCTCGTCGCGACCTCCTCCTCCGAGCTCAAGCCGGTCGCGTCGCACTGGTTCACGAGCGTCGATCTCCCGCTTTCACCGGAATACCCGGACAGCTGGGCGAACGATCGCGCGCTCGACGGGAGCGGCGTCCCGGTCGGCCTCGAGGCGCGGCGGCGGCAGCTCCTCGAGCACACGTTCAAGCTCACGCTCGCGAAGGGCACGCGCTTCGGGAGCCGGCTCGAGGTCCCGGTCGAGCTCCAGAACGTCGGCGCGGGTCATCGCGTCCCCGCCGGCTTCAGCCAGGAGCGCGAGATCTGGATCGAGATGACGGTGAAGGACGGCCGCGGCGACGTCGTCTACGAGGTCGGCAAGCTCACGAGCGACGACGCCGACCTCCAGGACAAGACGTTCACGCGCATCACGACGCGCGACGACAACCGTGACTTCCGCGGCCGGCCGCTCGGCGTCTTCGGCGCCGACGTCGTCGACGGTCGCGACGTCCCGCTCTGGGAGCCGAACCCGGCGTTCGGCGGCACGAGCTTCCGCGGCAAGGGCCTCATCAACCTCCAGAACGGCTTCCTCCGCTGCGTGAAGTGCATCGGCTTCATCGATCGCGAGGGCCGCTGCCAGGCGGGCCCGGGGCAGGGGCGCACGCGCGCGGATCGCTTCGACGACGGCGCCTACGACCTCGACACCGGCGAGTGCCGCTCGAACCTGACCGGCAACAACGCGTTCTTCGAGACGTTCTTCCCCGTCGGCTCGCTCGACGCGGATCGCGGCTTCGTCAAGGCGCCGGACGCGATCCTCGATCAGCGCTCCGCCGCGCCGGGCGTCGTCGTCCGCTACACGTACGAGCTCGAGACCGGCGGCCGGCAGGGCCCGTTCACTGTGACGGCGCGCCTCCGCTTCCGCCCGTTCCCGCCGTTCCTCCTCCGCGCCTTCGCCGACTACGAAGCGAACAAGGCGCGCGAGGGCCGCCGCCCGAGCGGCCCGCAGGTCACGCCCTCGATGTTCCGCCGCAACCACCCCATCGACCTCGCGGAGACGCAGGCGACGATCCCATGACGGCGTGGCCGACGGTCGTCTGGGATGCGTCGTTGCTGCGCGGGCTCGACGCGCGCGCGCGCGCGGAGATCGAGGCGGCGGGGCGGGTGCGGAGGCTCGCGAAGGACGAGCTGCTCTTCCGGCACGGCGATCCCGCCGACGCGCTGTTCGTCGTCGCGTCGGGATCGTGCGCGCTCTCCGGCGTGCGCCGCGGCGACGACGACGCGGCGGTGATCCGGCGTGCGCGCCGCGGCGACGTGCTCGGCGAGGAGGCGACCGTCGCGGCCTTCTCGACGCGCCAGCTCGAGGCGCGCTGCGAAGAGGAGGCCGTCGTCGCGGAGGTCCCGCTCGTCGTGCTCCGCCGCGCGGTGGGCCGCGGCGGAGGCGCGGGCCTCGAGCGGGTGGAGCGGCAGCTCCGTCGCGCGGCGACGCTCGATCTCCTCCGCACGACGAGCTTCACGCGCGCCCTGGCCGACGCGGACATCGAGGTCCTCCTCGACGCCGCGCAGCACCGCCACGTGCCGCGCGGCGAACACGTCTACGGCGAGGGCGATCCACCCGACGCCGCCTATCTCGTCGCCGACGGCCTCCTCCAGGCGCAGACCGGCGACGAAGGAAGGCCGCGCGTCGAGGCGTACCTCGGGCGCGGCGATCTCTTCGGCGAGGAGGAGCTCGCGGAGCGTGAGCCGCGTCGCGTCGCCGTCGTCGCGAGCGGGCCGACGTGGCTGGTCGCGATCCCGCGCGACGTCTTCCTCGTCGTCGCGCGCCGCAACGAGGGAGCGCTCGCCGCCGCGCGGCGGCTCAAGGGCGGAGAGCGCCCGCCGAAGGCGCTCTCGAACACGACGACGCACGTGTTCCAGGACCTCTACCGCATGCGCGTCGCGCGCTCGCTCCTCGTCATCGATCAGGACTCGTGCATCCGCTGCGGCCACTGCGCGTGGTCCTGCGCCGACGCGCACGCCGACGGCGTGAGCCGCCTCGTCCGCCGCGGCGACAAGCTCGTCGCGCCGGGCGCGGTCCCGCTCCTCGTCCCGAACAGCTGCCAGCACTGCAAGAACCCCGCGTGCATGATCGACTGCCCGACCGGCGCGATCGGCCGCGACGCCCGCGGCGAGGTGTTCATCCGCGAGGACCTCTGCACCGGCTGCGGGAGCTGCGCGAAGGCCTGCCCGTGGGAGAACATCGCGATGGCGCCGGCGCCCGCGCCGAAGGCGGGCACCCCCAAGTACCCGCTCGTCGCGGTGAAGTGCGACCTTTGCAAAGGGGAGAAGGCCGGGCCCGCGTGCGTGAACGCGTGTCCGACGGAGGCGATCGCGCGCATCGATCCCAACGTCGCGCTCGTCCCGCTCGCTCCCGGCGCCGCCGCCGCGCCGGTGCTCCCCGCTCGCACGCCGGCGTGGCCGTGGCTCGCGGGCGCGGCGCTCGCGGCGATGGGCCTCGGCGTCCTCGGCGTCGGCCGCTGGCCGAGCGGCATCGCCGCGGGCGTCCTCGTCCTCGCGCTCGTCGCCTACAGCGCGGTGAAGCGCCTGCGCCTGCGGCTGTCTTCTCGATATATGTATATCGCACATATGTCGTTCGGCGTGCTCGCGCTCGGGGTCTCGGTCGCGCACGTCGGCGCGCGGATCCCGCCGAACGTCGCGGGCGCGCTCACGCTGTCGCTCGCGCTCGCGGTGCTGAGCGGCCTCGCCGGCGGCGCGCTGAACGTCGTCGTGCCGCGCATGCTCGCGCGCCTCGAGCGGAAGACCGTCCTCCCGGAGGAGCTCGCGTCGCGCGCGCGCGACCTCGACGGCCAGGTCTTCCGCGCGCTCTCGGGGAAGAGCGAGCTCGTGAAGACCCTCTTCGTGAAGTCGCTCCGCCCCTACCTCCGCGCGCGCCTCGGCCCGCTCTGGCTCGTCGCGTCGCGCCGCTCGCTCCGCGAGGAGGAGAGGTCGCTGCGCACGCGCCTCGACGCGCTCATGGGCGCCGCCGCGCCGGCGAAGGGCGCCGCCGCGCCGGCGAAGGGCACCGCCGCCGCGACGAAGACCGCCGGCCTCGACGATCTCGTCCGCCTCGTCGTCGAGCACCGCGCGACGCGCGCGCAGCGGGCGCTGACGTGGATCCTCCGCGGCTGGCTCGTCCCCCACCTCGCCGCCACCGCCGCCGCGCTCGTCCTGCTCGTCCTCCACGTCATCGGTGTCGCGCGATGAGGAAGGCACCCAAAGCGATGAGGAAGGCACCCGCGCGATGAGGAAGGCACCCGCGCGATGAGGGAGGCGCCCGCGCGATGAGGAAGGCGCCCAAGGCGCTGCGGACGAGCGACGTCGCGCGGCCGCGCACGCTCTTGCTCTCCGCGGTCGGCGCGGCGGCCGGCGTGAGCATCGCGGTCGCGGCGGAGGGCACGCCGCTCTCCACCCCGCGCCCGATCGCGCGGCCGCACGCGAAGCTCGGATGCGCCTCGTGCCACGGCGAGGCGACGAGCACGCCGGCGCCGGCGGCGGTGTGCAAGACCTGCCACGGCGGATCTCATGCGTCGACGCGGGCGGGGCATCAGAAGATGATCGCGAAGGGCGAGATGACCTGCCTCACGTGCCACAAGCAGCACGCGGGTGCGCAGGGCGTGACCTTCGACGACGGGCGCGTCGTTCGCTGGGGCGCGAGCGCGGAGGTGATCGTCCCGCGCCAGAACGGGACGATCGCGAGAGGGACGACGGTGCCGCTCGTTGCGACGACGGCGTGCGCGAAGTGTCACGACCTCACGCGCGCGAGCGATCCCGTCTCCGCCTGCGTGCCGGCGCGACGGACCGGCGCGGACGCGGGCGCGCCGAAGGACGTCTCGCTCTGCTTCGACGAGCACGCGCGCGTGCGGGAGACCCATCCGTCCAGCGGCAAGGAGGTCTGCGCGAAGCAGCACGACGCGGCGCGCTTCATCGCGTGGGACGCCGCGGCGGACGTCGCGGCGACGACGCCGTGGGTGGCGACGCCGAAGAAGGAGGGCACGCCGTGGGTGCCGGCCGGCGGCGCGCTCGCGGGCGCGCTCGCCCTCGGGACCGCGAGCACGCTGCTCGAGCGCCGTCGCCGCCGCGCGGCCGACGGGCCCGTCGCGAAGTCTCCCGCCGTCCCGGCGGCGGTGAAGAAGCTGCCCGTCATCAATCCGTCGACGTGCCTCGGCTGCTACGCGTGCGTCGATGCGTGTCCGTTCGACGTCCTCACGATCGAGAAGTACGTCGCCGTCGTCGCGCGCCCCGAGGAGTGTTGCGGCGTCGTGCTCTGCGAGCAGGTCTGCCCGAACGGATCGCTCCAGGTCGCGGAGGGCGAGCCGATCCTCGATCGACCCGCGACCGACGACGCGCTCGAGTCGAAGGACGTCCCCGGCCTCTTCCTCGCCGGCGATCTCACCGGCCTCCCGCTCATCAAGAACGCGATCAACCAGGGCGTCCGCGCGGTCGACCGCATCGCCGCCACGCTCGGGCGGCGCGAGCGCGCGCAGGGCCGAACCGACGTGCTCGTGATCGGCGCGGGCCCCGCGGGCCTCAGCGCCGCGCTGCGGGCGAAGGAGAAGGACCTCTCGTGCGTGGTCGTCGAGCAGGCGACCGTCGCGGCGAGCATCAAGAGCTTCCCGCGCGACAAGATCGTCCACGATCCGCCGCTCGATCTCCCGGTCGAGGGCGAGCTCTGGCTCGAGCAAGCGACGAAAGAGGAGCTCCTCGCGCAGTGGACGCGCATCGTCCGCGCCCGCGCGCTCGACGTACGCGAGGGCCATCGCGTCGTCGACGTCGCGCGCACGAGCGATCGCTTCGTCGTGACGGCGGAGCACGACGGGAGGCAGGTCACGTTCGAGGCCGCGCGCGTCATCTTCGCGATCGGCCGTCGCGGCACGCCGCGTCGCCTCGAGGCCGCGATCGACCCCGCCGCGATCGACCACGTCTTCTACGCGCTCGCCGACGCGCGCAGCTTCGAAGGCAAGAAGGTGCTCGTCGTCGGCCTCGGCGACAGCGCGATGGAGGCCGCGATCGCCCTCGCGCGCCAGCCGAGCACGACCGTCACCGTGACCTACCGCGGCTCGTCTTTCGCGCGCGGCAAGGCGAAGAACATCCGCCAGCTCGAGCAGCTCGTCGCCGAGAAGAAGGTGAAGCTCCTCTTCGAGACGACCCCGGTGTCGATCACACCCACGGCCACCGTCCTCGAGACGGCGGGCCCACACAAGGGCCGCCGCACGCTCGCCACCGACGCCGTCCTCGTCCTCATCGGCGGCGTCCCGAGCTGGGACCTCCTCGAGCGCGCAGGGATCCGCCGCCCGCGTTGA from the Labilithrix sp. genome contains:
- a CDS encoding cyclic nucleotide-binding domain-containing protein, with protein sequence MTAWPTVVWDASLLRGLDARARAEIEAAGRVRRLAKDELLFRHGDPADALFVVASGSCALSGVRRGDDDAAVIRRARRGDVLGEEATVAAFSTRQLEARCEEEAVVAEVPLVVLRRAVGRGGGAGLERVERQLRRAATLDLLRTTSFTRALADADIEVLLDAAQHRHVPRGEHVYGEGDPPDAAYLVADGLLQAQTGDEGRPRVEAYLGRGDLFGEEELAEREPRRVAVVASGPTWLVAIPRDVFLVVARRNEGALAAARRLKGGERPPKALSNTTTHVFQDLYRMRVARSLLVIDQDSCIRCGHCAWSCADAHADGVSRLVRRGDKLVAPGAVPLLVPNSCQHCKNPACMIDCPTGAIGRDARGEVFIREDLCTGCGSCAKACPWENIAMAPAPAPKAGTPKYPLVAVKCDLCKGEKAGPACVNACPTEAIARIDPNVALVPLAPGAAAAPVLPARTPAWPWLAGAALAAMGLGVLGVGRWPSGIAAGVLVLALVAYSAVKRLRLRLSSRYMYIAHMSFGVLALGVSVAHVGARIPPNVAGALTLSLALAVLSGLAGGALNVVVPRMLARLERKTVLPEELASRARDLDGQVFRALSGKSELVKTLFVKSLRPYLRARLGPLWLVASRRSLREEERSLRTRLDALMGAAAPAKGAAAPAKGTAAATKTAGLDDLVRLVVEHRATRAQRALTWILRGWLVPHLAATAAALVLLVLHVIGVAR
- a CDS encoding NAD(P)-binding domain-containing protein — protein: MRKAPKALRTSDVARPRTLLLSAVGAAAGVSIAVAAEGTPLSTPRPIARPHAKLGCASCHGEATSTPAPAAVCKTCHGGSHASTRAGHQKMIAKGEMTCLTCHKQHAGAQGVTFDDGRVVRWGASAEVIVPRQNGTIARGTTVPLVATTACAKCHDLTRASDPVSACVPARRTGADAGAPKDVSLCFDEHARVRETHPSSGKEVCAKQHDAARFIAWDAAADVAATTPWVATPKKEGTPWVPAGGALAGALALGTASTLLERRRRRAADGPVAKSPAVPAAVKKLPVINPSTCLGCYACVDACPFDVLTIEKYVAVVARPEECCGVVLCEQVCPNGSLQVAEGEPILDRPATDDALESKDVPGLFLAGDLTGLPLIKNAINQGVRAVDRIAATLGRRERAQGRTDVLVIGAGPAGLSAALRAKEKDLSCVVVEQATVAASIKSFPRDKIVHDPPLDLPVEGELWLEQATKEELLAQWTRIVRARALDVREGHRVVDVARTSDRFVVTAEHDGRQVTFEAARVIFAIGRRGTPRRLEAAIDPAAIDHVFYALADARSFEGKKVLVVGLGDSAMEAAIALARQPSTTVTVTYRGSSFARGKAKNIRQLEQLVAEKKVKLLFETTPVSITPTATVLETAGPHKGRRTLATDAVLVLIGGVPSWDLLERAGIRRPR